The Danio rerio strain Tuebingen ecotype United States chromosome 19, GRCz12tu, whole genome shotgun sequence genome includes the window CCAGTTGAAAAATCTTTTGACTCTTGTACAAGACACCTTTTGTCAGTCCACTGGGCAATGTCACATTTTGAATACATTTATGGTTTCAATGAAGTTACATTGTATACTCCGCACACACCCCTACAGCTCCTTTTAAATGGTAAGGTAAAGGGAGTATCCAGTGCAAGACTAGGCAGGTGGACACTAGACTTAGGGTCTAAAAATTTGAAAACTGTATACAAGCCTAATTCAATGCTTCCTAGAACACTTCTGTATGAAGGTATCCCACACACATGTCAAGACGAGCACATTCGCCCCCTTGAAAGTGTCTTTGAGGTAAAAGCAAATGTAGGAGCTGTGGATGTGTATGTTGATGGTTCTAGATATTGGCAAGATGGGCAGTATCATACAGGTTTTGCAATCCATTCTGAAAAAGGGAACTTTTTGTATAAATGCCCACCCCATTTTTCAGCTCAGAAAGCAGAAGTGACAGCAGTGTTACAGACACTAGCGGTAATTCCAAATTCAGATTTGAATATCTATTCAGATTCTGCATTTGTAGTTAATTCTCTTACAGAATATCTACCCATTTGGCAGAAGAGAGGTTTTACTAGTGCTGATGGCCAGCCTCTGATTCACTGTGGACCAATCAAAGCTTTGTGGTTAGCTGCAAAGAATAACACTAATAAGATTGCACTGTTGAAAGTTAAAGCACATCAGAAGAAAGGGACAGACAAACATGGCGATGGAAATTTAATTGTTGATGAGTTAGCAAAGAAAGCTGCTGTAGAAGGGGTAAAATTTTCTGGTACCGCAGAACAAGAATCAATTGCCaccataaacattaaagagccagtAGACCTGAAAAGTGCTCAACAGATTGACCCTCAAATCACAGAAGCAATCAGATTGAAAAAAAGTGAACAAAAGATTACTGATGGTCCATTTGCGCAACATGATACACAGCTAATTGTACATGATGACATCTTAACGTACAGAAATGGTGAAACTGTAGTGTGGGTTCCACCTGCTAAATTGCGAAATGATATTTTGTATCATATCCACAATCAGGGGGGACATTTAGGTGTAACCAAAGTAAAAGACAGAATAGTCAATTTGTTCTGGTGGCCAAGCATGGATAAAGATGTAAAAAGTTACTGTGCAAATTGTTTAATGTGCGCCCAAATGAACCCATCAGGGTTTAAAAAGAAAGGCTCATTAAGACCTACGTGCCTTGCTGAAGGGCCCTGGACAAACCTTCAGATTGACTATATTGGCCCTCTACCTACAGCAAAAGGTGGATACTGATATATATTAGTGGTAGCTGACACATTTAGTAAGTGGATTGAGGCATTTCCGATTAAATCTGATACAGATTCTGCCACAGCACGAATACTTTGGGAACAAATTTTCTGTAGATTTGGCCTTCCTCTGAGTTTGGAAAGTGATAGAGGCACTCATTTCACAGGAAAAATTCATACAGATCTTGCACAAATGCTGGGAATAAAACATCGACTTCACATAGCacaacacccacaatcttcacgaGGGGTAGAAAGATTAAACAGAACTTTGAAGACAGCCTTGAAAAAAATGGTGTTGGAAAATGGCCCCAATTGGGCTCAAAACCTTCCATGTATATTAATGTCAGTCAGGGGAACAGTTCATAAAAGCACAGGTTACAGCCCCTATGAATTAATGACAGGAAGGAAAATGAGACTACCGGAACACTTTTTCTTTGAACTCCCCAAACCTATGATTGAAGGGTGGACAACTGAAACCTATTTAAATAATCTGTGTAGTTCTCTACCTGCCATACACCACCACGCTGCTCAACAAATAGGACTCAGTCAAAAATACAACAAGATGTATTATGACCAAAGCGtgcatatgcataaatttgagCTTGGTGATGAGGTCATGGTAAAGAACTACCAACATGAGGGTCCATGGACCTCTAATTGGTTGGGACCATACACAGTAATTGATAAATGTGGAGATGCAGTCTACAAGCTCTGCCATAGGACAAACAATAGAAAACGCATGAAGAAATGGTTCCACATTGATCAAATGAAACCCTACAAACATTCAGAAGACAATCCTATAGAGCCTGTATAGGAAATAACAGCGTATGCATAACTTGTatctttattgtttgtttttttctacttgttTTCATGTATATATGATTTGATGTGTTATGCGGGGTGGGGGggggtaaataatttttttgtatttctgcaTATGCGTGGCAGGATTCTTAAACCAGAAGCGATGTGGTGATGGATCCTCACAGTGGTTCTACCAATGACAGTGATGATGCAAGAATGCCCAGAAATGCAACCAGCACCTCCCTCTGGCAGAGTAACTTAACCATATAAAGGAGTACTGGTCAACAATATTCAATGGATCCATGTTCCAGTCCTATTAAAGCTGACAGCATGGTCCCCAGATCTGGATGAGCGATGCCAaagagaaagaatgaaagaaatgtACAAAGATCTTTTGACAACAGCGTTCCTGATATGCCAAGGAGCTGTAGCTACCAGCTCAACCACAAGACAACTGTCAAGAGAACCCCAAACTAATTACTTAGAGAAAATATCATCTGGACAAAAACTGTTAGGATTGGTTGACAACATACTAGGAGCCACTGGAACAGGTTTAGGCATATCAAACTGGATCAGCACTAAAGAACTTTAACAAAAAAGAACTCAAACTTAAAACTCTTGCTGAGAAACTGGCTTTGCAAACAGATGCATATCTACAAGAGGGACTAAAGGAAAAAGAAACGGTGCAAGCTATCTACAAGATTGCATCTGCCCTCtccattattgtaaaaaaaaaaaaataaataaattattctgtGAGCAGAATGCTTTGGAAAAACAACCATTGTGTGGAACACCTTAGGCAAACTATGAATCGTGTGAAATCAACCAAGTCCATGATAATTTCCTTAGAGTAATAGTTTCTGACAAGAAAACATGTATTACAACAACCGTGGATCAATTCTCTGTCTTTATACACAATAACCAGACCTTTTGTCCAATTAATAATACTTCATTTTTATACAGGACAAGATTTTGATTAGACGAATGTATGGTGGAGATTTGGTTATTGCATACTCTAGTTTAGTTTAGAATGTAACTTTTAAAATTGCTTTATGTACGTTTGTGTCTTTCTAATTATGTGTCAATGCATTTTGTTATTCTGTATGTGTGTTATGGTAGAAAGCGCCAAATCACAGATAATTCAGTGATCAATGTTGGACGATCCCtttggtggtgatgatgattcTTGATGACAGCTTCCAAACCCTAGATCTCAATTtaacaaacaagtgtgtttaaacAAAAACGGTGATAATTTAGCTCAAAATGAAATAGAGCTCAATCCAGTGTGCATGAGGCGTCGACCCAAAGACGGGTAAGATTTTCCAAGGCCAGTGGGGAACAACCTAAGGCAGGGCGTCGCCGCCACTGGCACCTGCCAAGAAAGTTTGGTGTAATTTGTGTGAAAGAGTAGATTTGATGCTTCTTTTCTAGGCCAAAGAGCATCAGAGGGGACTGTAAGAAACTAAGTCTGCCTCGACCCAACTTCTACTTTATTTCACAAGTCTTCCATGCTCCTTTCTTAACAAAGAGCTTAATTATCACAGAGAGGAGAGTTCCTCAAGTAAAtcatttaagcatttaaataatGTCTTTGGAATGATAATTTACTTCTTATAGCATGGGAGCGGCAGCGAGCCATCAAGAACCATCTGCTGACCAAAAGGAATTTTGATTAAACTCATTTATCATAACAGTTGGTATTCTCACCTGAAAGTCTACTCAAGGTCTGGGAACGGAAGAGTATCACTTTTATTGTTGTTCTCAATTTACATTCAAAGCAAAAGCTTATTAACATGTTAAGCGGGTATACCGAAAGGTCTGGGATtgctatttttaatttacatttgaagTGAAAGCTTATTAACATGTTAAGCGGGAAGAAACAGTATAAGATGTTTAAACCGAGGATGATCGGGATTCAGTTCCAACTCCGATGAATCCGAAGTGTTGTCTCCACTTTGACACTACTTTTCTGgaataaaacttatttttttcttcaagacGTTCTCATCTATTTTCTTACACTAGGCTAAGCATCCTCTtatactgttcaagtttggactttccgaaaagcttactcgctgtacaattcgattgttgacattttattttaatatgagtgcaacatattaatGTAAAACTTAAACTCtgatcttgctaccctgctcaaACTTTATGTTGATAGCATCGCTGAACGATTTGTTTGTTCGgatcaaaagagtcgattcatttgaagccccaTTCAACTGAATCTTCCTCCCGCTAAGCTAGTCCGCTATATAATGTTCCAGAAGGTACGCGAGCCTTGAAATCTGAATCATAACTCGCAACATTATAACGGCGGGAAAGGCGCGGGAAtaataaccttgagctaatttactacagtaacAATGGTGTAGATATGctttaatctacattataatttgtcacagattattaatgtggatatgcgtgcaagttaatctacattattattataatttgctacatgtttatttgtggagaataaacaaagcattaaatatgtaatttttacatAGCATTCCCCCTACAAACATAATActtcatattttaaaatttagtgAATATTATAAAATCATTGcatgctattgaccttattctccgcagacgagcgggcgctgccattttaatctttttggcacgagacttccggtctcattcacttccattcatttttaaacattaaaaactgctcgtttcgctgtttgatgttgcaaactgatatttccttgttatattattctacttggtctgtatagtcatgcaaacatttgtttgtagagcaagtagtttgaccattttttgccatttattattccttgtcagttctcccataggcgactgaatcggaggttctaagacaatcgcgaaaacaggcgcactttcgCATTTTAGAATAGGGTCAATAGTGACCTCAATATCACCCAAAATAAATatgtgtgatttttttaataCTTCTTATGTTTTGTTCTGAAAAAAAGACCTTGGTCAAACTGACCCTAAAGGACACAGATGTTACAAAATGTGTACAGGGCATTGAGAAAATAATTTCATGTTTACCAAGTTTTCCCCATTAAATTAGGAAAAGTGATTCAATTTGGAGCAAACAAACAATTTCAACAATATTTGTACAAACTTTAACACTAACTGGGGCCAAGTTGACCCCAAAGACAATAGGAAGGTTCACATGCggcttatttaaaaaacaaagtatCTACAGAGAAAAATGTCTATATGGaaagaaaatgttttgcgttTTAATGCTATATAGGGCCAtgcctggaattgcttagggcctcCAAATCACTAAGTCCACCTCTGTCTCCCAATTATTCTACTCAGTGCTGCTGAACTGTTTGCGTTCTTTAAGACTTTCTATTGTATGAATTACGACTGCATGAAATGATGTAAAATGGAAGTGCGTTCGGTGCGTTTGGTAATGCAGCTCGAttggtttaaaattattaaaacggTACTTTAATCAAGATTGTGAATGAGCCTGGCTTgccaaaaacatgttttaaagctCATGGTCATATCGCTATTGTATCCATTCCAAATAAGGGCAGTTTTCAAACACAACACAAGTTCTTTACTGggcaaaatcatttattttgggCCACAATAACCAAGCAAAATTCAAACACTCAATTCACTTAAATTCTGTCACGTTAGTAAGATCAAACGGGAAcaaaaaaggtgcggatccaagtgcagtttatttacaatgtgcatcaaacagaaaaacaaggtgtccaaagtgcaaagtacaaataaacaacaaaacaagaaacacaaaacagAGACAGGGCTCAGGAATGAAAACTCGAAATACTAGACTTGACTGGAAGTCTAAATACTGAAATACTAGACTGGAATACGGAGACAAGAAAGACAAACAACCCCAGGAAACAGTCCAGGAAATTAAAAGGAAACAGGAACAGCTGATGGccaatcagtgtacgtggactatatatatatatatatatatatatatatatatatatatatatatatatatatatatatatatatatattatatatgacgtggaccgggtgtaatgcgcgtggtatgtatggactTGTAGTCTTTTGGGCGCTGTAGCTAAATCTCAGAGTCCGTGAAcaacagcgccctcaggtggtcactgacagtcatGAAAAATtctagtttcacttttattacaTACAATAATCTCGTACATTAAAATTCCACAGAAGGGAAGCAGCAGGTAGGGAAAAAAATGTTCATAATGTGCATTGTACATAAAAGAATATTAGCAGACTGCATTAGCATGAATGGTTAAGGCAACTAAAATGACAACCACAAAGCTCTTCTGATTAGCGCACTGCTCTAGAGCAACAGCCGTGAAAATGTAAAGTGCTGAGAACGAAattgagaaaatgaaaacaacactgacagattttgttttagaaaccacctaaagttaccaATAATGGCACATCTAATTAGTGATAGGCGATCAGAATAGTGATCAGGTATtgtaacagtgtttgccactaAATCTATACATTTTAAGCACGAGCGGTTctatttaatcctttatttaatcGCCAGGATGCTGTTAGCTGTGCAAGTgccagctatatgtaaaatttcaCCACAACGTACACATATTGCAGCTCATAAAAAGACCATTATTACTATTAAGATGATGTGTCCAAAtgataagttatatatcaatatcaACTGCGACACCACCTGTTAACTCAGTTGTGTCAAGTGTtgcgtgcagggccagtgggcacatgccaattttgtttgtttgttttttgttagttttgattagtgttgatttcaaatgcaataaatctgttaaaacttgtaaCGGTGCACATAATTCTTAGTAAgggcgactaaattttggctggtgtgacaacattttttaaagtaaaaaatttagTCAATTCTGAGATATTCACTATCAGTAATTATTTTCGACCTTTAGAGTGCAGTAATACCTATGAGAATAAGTACATTGTATATAACAGTTTAAGAATGGTGGGGGAAACACAACAGGAAATAGGAAGTGTTTGTAAAGTTGATTTTAAAACTAAAAGTAGAAATCTGCAGCCATGGTTCTACTTCGCAGGAGAACTCCAGGAACTTTATCTACAGTTTCTGTCTCAGCCCTATAACCTAATGGtcttacttttttaattttaccttcTTTGATTTTATTACTGAGTTCTTCTATTTTCTGTTTGTAGCTAGTATAAAACCATTTGTAGTTCATCATCATCACTAGATTTCCAATGATATACAATCCTAGTATTGTTGGGATAATTACAGTAGGGTTTAAAGAGGTCCAGGAGCCTGCATACTCAGTCACCTTCCAGCTCCAGAAGCCCAAAAGCATCATCATGTCTAACAGCAAGAAGATACAATAAACAGCATGGTTTAAATTTGTATTACTTTCTGAGATATTAAACCAGCTGAAATACCAGATGAGTCCAACTGTAGCTTTGAAAAGCCATTGCCAGCCGCTGCTTTCCATGAAATCTGTTTTCTGTCTCCAGGCCACAAACACCAGCACCATCCACAAAGATAGAAAATGAGCAACGATGTGGCACGGGAATACACTGCAGAAGAGTGCCAGAACAGCCACACGGGTAATGATCAATAGAATGTTCCACAGCAAATAGATAGCAGAGGCGGTCCAGCATTTTACATCAAAATTAGCACGGATGCCGTTGTGGTACATGGCAAGGGTAAAGGCAATTGAAGCAGCTGATGCGAGGAATTTTAATCCTGAAATAGTAAAATTGTGCTTGTTAGTAAACAATACTACATGAGCAACAATGAAAGAAAATGCAATTACAGTTGATTTTAGTAAACACATCAGACACTCTTGTTTACAATCactaatcactgatttataaaTGATCCGGTCAGAGTATGTCTCTGCCTAATAACTCATCGTTTCAAAAGATTCGATCTGGGgtgcatttccaaaaaaaaaaacattagcaccgtttccactatcgtgcctaaagcgagcgagccaaggccagtcgcgtttccactgtcatttCCGGGGCGTAATAAggccaaatcggggctttcttggggccagcggccggcctttttcagcACGcaaaataccttgggccaaagagggccagcttgggcttcagggcggagtgaaaggagaggcgggcacagttttccgattgCACacaagtacatgcgccaaacacataaacaaataaataattaaaggaaagaaaacatctggaacaaattataggctggggtctttttgcgtatgatcacccttatgtttctcttttaaacataaggctgttgcataaaataataaagtagttttaatttataagtgacttttctttgctgcatcctccttgatgtttcaataatgcataataatcttgacaccatattaaagacacagcagccagttaaggttttcgagagtttttgtcaagtttaaaaggtgtgtttgtgcgcatttAGATgcctgtaagtgtgtgtgagaccgaggaaaagagcgctcccttcatagctctgttgatgccgcgagcggcttttttcttttcttttttattgttttttttttttattttgcagataatacactatataaatacaacagaaagacattaaactttacaaatttcgtgtccacttttgtaggctcaaaacaatagtgtcatatctagataaaatagcctaagctatattgaaataatttaaagaattacaaatatcagatataataaaatcacattaaataaataaaccaatataaaactaacaaaagctagctataacaattaggtactatatcaaactgttttaaagccatattaaacttttctttttcaaaagcctctctaaaaaaagattttagatattttccaaaaacaataaacaccggagaatgttttaaatattatttataaagtatttggatacgatgatattaatcaaatcatgaaaacagagcattttcggggtgagtgaaagcagaaactaggcgaccttttttcTGTCTTCCAGCTGCGCCGCACTTTACAGACACATCAGGGAAaacaagttcaaaatgtgttctgtgtcctcaaacaagtgtgtatgtttttatatgacgtggtaaaattaaaaaaaaaaaattttaattacataaagagctttattagtgcatagctgctgagcgcaacgaaatataggctatattttattatgtgctaaaacacttaacactttcctttacttaagatatatgtaacagaaattagctaattttatgaatattaataatcaacaataacggtttattcttaattattaatattgcgGCTTAAGCTTtagtcaatttggtcaaacaaacatatgattgtatattaTCCTGTCCGGGTGACTgagcggactctcagattatgaatattaattatcaacaataacgaattattattaatcatcaacATTCTggattaatttattgttaatttgaccaaacaaacataatcaGAGCTGCCGTTCTTCTGAGCAGACACGGTAATGAACTTTTCATTTAGAAAAGGGAATTATTACTACTTCTTGAGATatagattaatcattcataagttttaatcaacttataacagctaggcaggggaatctgtctgtgaggcaaacaatacaattcatttgattataatgggatttattgactagtcagacagaaAACGAACAAACGCACGAACATACATCAAACAAAGagcaaaggtaaaccacgtggagataggCTATATAGATCTATAGAACATGTAACAAACAGAGAGAAATAGCAAAGCAcggaaatagagatttcagataaagaGTGACAAAATCAGTTTCAGTTCCACACACACCATTAACACACACAGTTCCACAAACACTAGCTTTTAAGCGTGAGCTCTGTTGCACTGCCCTCTCAACATGctcgaccaatgatttcagggcaaAGTTTGAGCGAGAAACTTCCTTTGTCTCTGCAAATTTTAGTGTCCGCCTGCAGCCTGAGGATGGTCTTTCTTTCAGGGCATTAAAGAATGCATGCCAGTTATTAtcatgctctatgcatcatgtgttgtaaaatgtcaaagACATTCCAACGACACCAAGCATGGGGGGTCTTAAAAATACATCAACGTAATTCCCACACCCTTACATTATTTATGCTCTAAAAAGGCCTAAAGGAACCAGGCATACGGGTTATAGGAGGGGTTGTACAGGTAAGAAaggtcagaaatgagatacaaagtttacaaacataacattttagttttGTGCTGGTCCCTGATTTCTCAGTCCAATTTCTTTTTGGACTAATGTCCTTGTTTGTgtagggatgtgtgtgtgtgtgtgtgtgtgtgtgtgtgtgtgtgtttgtaaggaGGGGGGGGGGGAGATCGGAATGTCTTTGAAGTCTCTAGATCCATCTCTCTGGATAACGAAAGGTGTCACGGAGGCCAGACTTCGTGGAGCCAGTGGTCGTAAACCATCCTGTCGACTGAAACCCAGATCCTTtccttaaaattaataaatagttgTACCTATGGACTGTACATAacatataataagcaacatcttaaaataaagggaatcacctattaagtgtcataaagcctgaaGGGAAAagttcatgtttcagttctctcctgagcatttgggatgaatgttggacagcgtTTGTCTAActaaggatgttataaaatacattttcgaGTTATTAgcggagaattttatatatgtggttttatattatggatgtgtgcgctccctgcgctgggtcccttcgttagtggcgagaccactggatttcgatgccaacagttggtcggcgagtaaacgaatatgatgaatgagaacacaggTATGTGTGTATAGACATacattgtactgctgtacagtaacgtgtgatctgtttgttttggttgtcctgaTTTTTtttagtttcgtgatgatgtggtgtgctttatctgcctgattcctgcTGAAGTGGGCGGATTTAGTGACGTgggattcgggggatgttctgggtttacgtgacgcgctgcgagctactagcccgacagtggaaacgcgacaagatttcagcctcactgctcaacctcccaggCGATTGGCCCAgcctggcccgataaaagccctggctcgcactggcccgatagtggaaatgcggctattggtAGCCAAGTATGTTCGCAGGTTTCATT containing:
- the xkr8.4 gene encoding XK-related protein 8; its protein translation is MEASSTFHYSFVYYLFTWIGLFLFLLDIVMDIRTVVSLYQEEAYVFMGLMIFFLVGSSVLLQVFSWIWYSDSLDELETEVEKFTKEKKLIKPFHFLQLGVYLRYAGVIEMSTKLFLQQRRIFKESTFLNLDFQLLGLFETFTESAPQLILMATLMLQRGELQLFSGLKFLASAASIAFTLAMYHNGIRANFDVKCWTASAIYLLWNILLIITRVAVLALFCSVFPCHIVAHFLSLWMVLVFVAWRQKTDFMESSGWQWLFKATVGLIWYFSWFNISESNTNLNHAVYCIFLLLDMMMLLGFWSWKVTEYAGSWTSLNPTVIIPTILGLYIIGNLVMMMNYKWFYTSYKQKIEELSNKIKEGKIKKVRPLGYRAETETVDKVPGVLLRSRTMAADFYF